Proteins encoded together in one Camelina sativa cultivar DH55 chromosome 9, Cs, whole genome shotgun sequence window:
- the LOC104710251 gene encoding uncharacterized protein LOC104710251 isoform X1 — protein sequence MALNVSTKKKEKKICEDENSPSFRRVSPVIGKVFPASIEISLNQFKKKMVQSQSLSTLTLCGSVEVSSSWRNRLNSKKASSLFGDRCVSCQFLRKSQQPFRSHWKSIKQKNLLRVEARWPFQGGGEQGGLDPSSERSESANEDILIFFFQLDLATRVQYALNLEQYDIAQQLREKLTEVEEEAIRLQEGKRGSSSKSEAQDKGISIIRLRADLQNAIDSEDYGLAAKLRDEISKLEAESLAVSAKALAFEKAEYAFRLGQKLRHKTFGYRAVICGMDPICCESSSWMEAAEVEKLPRGSNQPFYQVLVDVRTHPDLLVAYVAEDNLLAPEKPDKERFDHPYISFLYYGADTAGDFIPVKQLREKYNRPRHEVPFDSQDED from the exons ATGGCATTAAATGTTtcaactaaaaagaaagaaaaaaaaatctgtgagGACGAAAACTCTCCTTCGTTCCGGCGAGTTTCTCCAGTGATCGGCAAAGTCTTTCCGGCATCTATTGAAATTTCACTTAACCAATTT aaaaaaaaaatggtgcaAAGTCAGTCGTTAAGCACATTAACACTCTGTGGAAGTGTAGAAGTTTCAAGTTCGTGGAGGAATCGTTTAAATTCAAAGAAAGCTTCGAGCTTGTTCGGTGATCGATGTGTTTCGTGTCAGTTTTTGCGTAAATCACAACAGCCCTTTCGAAGCCATTGGAAGTCAATAAAGCAAAAGAATTTGTTGAGGGTTGAAGCAAGATGGCCGTTTCAAGGTGGTGGTGAGCAAGGTGGATTAGACCCGAGCTCTGAGCGAAGCGAGAGTGCGAATGAAGATattttgatctttttctttCAGCTGGATTTGGCTACTCGTGTACAG TATGCGTTGAATCTGGAGCAGTATGACATTGCTCAACAACTAAGAGAGAAGCTAACTGAG GTGGAAGAGGAGGCGATAAGGCTGCAAGAAGGGAAGAGAGGGTCATCATCAAAGAGTGAAGCTCAAGACAAGGGCATTAGCATTATAAGGCTACG TGCAGATCTCCAGAATGCCATTGACAGTGAGGATTATGGTTTGGCAGCTAAGTTACGAGACGAAATCTCAAAGCTTGAGGCAGAATCATTAGCTGTATCTGCGAAAGCCTTGGCTTTTGAGAAAGCAGAGTATGCATTTCGTTTGGGACAGAAACTTAGACACAAAACTTTTG GTTACCGGGCTGTAATTTGTGGTATGGATCCAATTTGCTGTGAATCAAGCTCTTGGATGGAAGCTGCTGAAGTTGAAAAGTTGCCTCGTGGATCCAATCAGCCATTTTATCAG GTTCTAGTCGATGTTCGCACGCACCCAGATCTACTAGTGGCATATG TTGCTGAAGACAATCTATTAGCTCCAGAAAAACCCGACAAG GAAAGGTTTGATCATCCTTACATTTCTTTTCTCTACTATGGAGCCGACACAGCTGGAGATTTCATCCCTGTCAAACAATTGCGTGAGAAGTACAACAGACCCCGGCATGAAGTTCCTTTTGATTCACAAGACGAAGATTAA
- the LOC104714933 gene encoding MO25-like protein At2g03410 — MRDVKIKIHHKSHRNLHQKLWDYEGTKFPCSSVVPICFCLNLILVCFEVNKKKQKKKGDKIGACVSIIGGAKRHGGYDLAPLPKHHRTRSHLRVGSTDEECINITFSGKLSSLSGNLGHHGGSTRIKGLFKNKPRLPNEIVRQTRDLIALSESEEEEEIINTRHSKRLGICAELSRNIRDLKSILYGNSEAEPVPEACLMLTQEFFREDTLRPLIKSIPKLDLETRKDATQIVANLQKQQVESRLVASEYLESNLDVIDSLVQGIDRDHELALHYTGMLKECVRHQVVAKYILESKNLEKFFDYVQLPYFDVATDASKIFRELLTRHKSTVAEYLAKNYEWFFSEYNTRLLERGSYFTKRQASKLLGDVLMDRSNSGVMIKYVSSLDNLRIMMNLLREPTKNIQLEAFHIFKLFVANENKPEDIVAILVANRNKILRLFADLKPEKEDEGFETDKALVMNEIATLSLLDIKTAD, encoded by the exons ATGAgagatgtaaaaataaaaatccaccATAAATCTCACCGGAATCTCCACCAGAAACTTTGGGACTATGAAGGAACAAAATTCCCTTGTTCATCTGTTGTTCCG ATTTGTTTCTGTCTGAATCTGATTTTGGTGTGTTTtgaggtaaacaaaaaaaaacaaaaaaaaaaaggagacaaaATAGGTGCGTGTGTCTCCATAATCGGTGGTGCTAAACGACACGGAGGCTACGATTTAGCTCCGTTGCCAAAGCACCACCGTACACGGAGCCATCTACGCGTCGGATCTACCGATGAAGAATGTATCAACATCACATTCAGCGGGAAGCTTAGCAGTTTAAGCGGGAACCTAGGACACCATGGAGGAAGCACGAGGATCAAAGGTCTCTTCAAGAACAAACCTCGTCTCCCTAACGAAATCGTACGTCAGACTCGAGATCTCATCGCGTTATCCGaatccgaagaagaagaagaaatcatcaatacgagacACTCGAAAAGGTTAGGGATCTGTGCGGAGTTGTCTCGGAACATTAGAGATTTGAAATCGATTCTTTATGGTAATAGTGAAGCTGAGCCTGTCCCCGAAGCTTGTCTTATGTTAACACAAGAGTTTTTCCGAGAAGACACGCTTCGTCCTCTGATCAAATCTATACCTAAACTTGATCTTGAAACGAGGAAAGACGCGACTCAGATCGTTGCGAATCTGCAGAAACAACAAGTCGAGTCACGTCTCGTTGCTTCTGAATATCTTGAATCGAATCTAGACGTTATCGATTCGTTAGTTCAAGGTATAGATCGCGATCACGAGTTGGCGTTGCATTACACGGGGATGCTTAAAGAATGTGTGAGGCATCAGGTTGTTGCCAAATACATTCTCGAATCCAAGAACTTGGAGAAGTTTTTCGATTACGTTCAGCTTCCTTATTTCGATGTAGCTACCGATGCTAGCAAAATCTTTAGAGAGCTTTTGACGAGGCATAAATCGACTGTAGCGGAGTACCTCGCCAAGAACTACGAATGGTTTTTCTCGGAGTACAACACGAGGTTGTTGGAGAGAGGAAGCTATTTCACGAAGAGGCAAGCTTCGAAACTGCTTGGAGATGTGTTGATGGATCGTTCGAATTCAGGTGTGATGATTAAGTACGTGAGCAGTTTGGATAATTTGAGAATCATGATGAATCTTTTGAGAGAACCAACCAAGAACATTCAGCTAGAAGCTTTTCATATCTTTAAGCTCTTTGTGGCGAACGAGAACAAACCAGAGGATATTGTGGCGATTCTTGTGGCGAACCGGAACAAGATTCTTCGTTTGTTTGCTGATTTGAAAcctgagaaagaagatgaaggttTTGAAACTGACAAAGCTTTGGTTATGAATGAGATTGCTACACTTTCTCTTCTTGATATCAAAACCGctgattga
- the LOC104710253 gene encoding pentatricopeptide repeat-containing protein At2g03380, mitochondrial isoform X2 — MIRSIYLLPQRVSPIRRFVFQQRCDSFTTINGLILPEDNDESSSTHYAAPSPYLLLLSKCTNIDSLRQAHGFLTGNGIMTDILITTKLVSMYGSFGYTKDARLVFDQIPEPDFYLWKVMLRCYYLNNESLEVIKFYALLMKHGFRYDNIVLSKALKACTELQDLDNGKKIHCQIVKVPSFDNVVLTGLLDMYAKCGEIKTAYKVFEGITLRNVVCWTSMIAGYVKNDLHEEALVLFNRMREKSVLGNEYTYGTLVMACTKVSALHQGKWFHGCLIKSGIELSSCLVTSLLDMYVKCGDISNARRVFDEHAHVDLVMWTAMIVGYTHNNNAHEALSLFQKMKGVGMKPNCVTIASVLSGCGLIGNLELGRAVHGLSIKVGLWDTNVANALVHMYAKCCQNRDAKYVFEMESEKDIVAWNSIISGFSQNGSIHEALFLFHRMNTEFVMPNGVTVASLFSACASLGSLAVGSSLHAYSMKLGFLASSSVHVGTALLDFYAKCGDAESARLIFDTIEEKNTITWSAMIGGYGKQGDTKGSLALFEEMLKKQQKPNESTFTSILSACSHTGMINEGKRYFNSMYKDYNFTPSTKHYTCMIDMLARAGELEQALDIIEKMPIQPDVRCFGAFLHGCGMHSRFDLGEIVIKKMLELHPDDASYYVLVSNLYASDGQWSQAKEVRNLMKQRGLSKIPGHSTMESEFLAAG; from the exons ATGATACGCTCAATCTATCTCTTACCTCAAAGGGTTTCTCCGATTAGAAGATTTGTATTTCAACAGCGATGCGACTCATTTACAACAATCAATGGGTTGATTTTACCCGAAGATAACGATGAGTCTTCTTCTACGCATTACGCCGCTCCGAGCCCGTACCTTCTCCTTCTAAGTAAGTGCACGAACATTGATTCTCTAAGGCAAGCTCACGGATTTTTAACGGGGAATGGAATCATGACTGATATCTTGATCACCACCAAGCTCGTTAGTATGTATGGTTCTTTTGGGTATACTAAAGATGCACGCTTAGTGTTCGATCAAATTCCTGAACCagatttttatttatggaaGGTCATGCTCAGATGCTATTACTTGAACAACGAGAGTCTGGAAGTCATAAAGTTTTATGCTTTATTGATGAAGCACGGATTTAGATATGATAATATTGTTCTCTCGAAAGCTTTGAAAGCTTGTACTGAGCTGCAAGATTTAGACAATGGGAAGAAGATACATTGTCAGATCGTTAAG GTGCCAAGTTTTGATAATGTTGTGTTGACAGGTCTTTTAGATATGTATGCTAAGTGTGGAGAAATCAAGACTGCTTATAAAGTGTTTGAAGGTATTACTTTGAGAAATGTGGTTTGCTGGACTTCGATGATTGCTGGGTATGTTAAGAACGACTTGCATGAAGAAGCGCTGGTTCTGTTTAATCGGATGAGGGAAAAATCTGTTTTGGGTAATGAATATACTTACGGTACTTTAGTGATGGCGTGCACAAAGGTTAGTGCTTTACATCAAGGAAAGTGGTTTCATGGTTGTTTGATTAAGAGTGGTATAGAGCTCAGCTCATGTTTGGTGACATCTCTTCTTGATATGTATGTCAAGTGTGGTGACATAAGCAATGCACGTAGGGTGTTTGATGAGCATGCTCATGTGGATCTTGTTATGTGGACAGCTATGATTGTGGGATACACACACAACAATAACGCCCACGAGGCACTGAGCTTGTTTCAGAAAATGAAGGGGGTTGGAATGAAGCCCAATTGTGTTACCATTGCAAGTGTTTTGTCAGGTTGCGGTCTTATTGGGAATCTTGAACTGGGTAGAGCAGTACATGGCTTATCCATTAAAGTTGGTCTTTGGGATACTAATGTTGCAAATGCTCTGGTTCACATGTACGCCAAGTGTTGCCAGAATAGAGATGCTAAGTATGTGTTTGAAATGGAGTCGGAGAAAGATATAGTTGCTTGGAATTCTATAATTTCTGGGTTTTCACAAAACGGCTCTATCCATGAAGCTCTGTTTCTGTTCCATCGCATGAATACAGAATTCGTGATGCCTAATGGTGTAACAGTTGCAAGTCTCTTCTCAGCCTGTGCTTCCCTTGGGTCTCTAGCCGTAGGTTCCTCGCTTCATGCTTATTCCATGAAATTGGGTTTCTTGGCATCATCCAGTGTTCATGTTGGTACTGCACTCCTGGACTTCTATGCCAAATGTGGGGATGCCGAATCTGCCCGTCTCATTTTCGATACTATAGAGGAGAAGAACACAATCACATGGAGTGCTATGATCGGAGGCTATGGAAAGCAAGGGGATACAAAAGGGTCCCTTGCGCTATTCGAGGAAATGCTGAAAAAGCAACAAAAGCCAAACGAATCAACCTTCACATCCATTTTATCGGCTTGTAGCCACACAGGGATGATTAATGAAGGGAAGAGGTACTTCAACTCAATGTACAAAGATTATAACTTTACGCCTTCCACAAAACACTACACATGTATGATCGATATGCTAGCTCGAGCAGGTGAGCTTGAGCAAGCCTTAGACATCATCGAGAAGATGCCGATTCAACCAGACGTGAGATGCTTTGGTGCATTTCTCCATGGTTGTGGAATGCATTCAAGATTTGATCTTGGGGAGATTGTGATTAAGAAGATGCTTGAGTTACATCCTGATGATGCCTCTTATTATGTTCTCGTATCTAATTTGTATGCATCGGATGGACAATGGAGTCAGGCTAAAGAAGTGAGAAATCTGATGAAGCAAAGAGGTCTGAGCAAGATTCCAGGCCATAGCACAATGGAATCTGAGTTCTTAGCAGCTGGTTAG
- the LOC104710253 gene encoding pentatricopeptide repeat-containing protein At2g03380, mitochondrial isoform X1 produces MIRSIYLLPQRVSPIRRFVFQQRCDSFTTINGLILPEDNDESSSTHYAAPSPYLLLLSKCTNIDSLRQAHGFLTGNGIMTDILITTKLVSMYGSFGYTKDARLVFDQIPEPDFYLWKVMLRCYYLNNESLEVIKFYALLMKHGFRYDNIVLSKALKACTELQDLDNGKKIHCQIVKVPSFDNVVLTGLLDMYAKCGEIKTAYKVFEGITLRNVVCWTSMIAGYVKNDLHEEALVLFNRMREKSVLGNEYTYGTLVMACTKVSALHQGKWFHGCLIKSGIELSSCLVTSLLDMYVKCGDISNARRVFDEHAHVDLVMWTAMIVGYTHNNNAHEALSLFQKMKGVGMKPNCVTIASVLSGCGLIGNLELGRAVHGLSIKVGLWDTNVANALVHMYAKCCQNRDAKYVFEMESEKDIVAWNSIISGFSQNGSIHEALFLFHRMNTEFVMPNGVTVASLFSACASLGSLAVGSSLHAYSMKLGFLASSSVHVGTALLDFYAKCGDAESARLIFDTIEEKNTITWSAMIGGYGKQGDTKGSLALFEEMLKKQQKPNESTFTSILSACSHTGMINEGKRYFNSMYKDYNFTPSTKHYTCMIDMLARAGELEQALDIIEKMPIQPDVRCFGAFLHGCGMHSRFDLGEIVIKKMLELHPDDASYYVLVSNLYASDGQWSQAKEVRNLMKQRGLSKIPGHSTMESEFLAAG; encoded by the exons ATGATACGCTCAATCTATCTCTTACCTCAAAGGGTTTCTCCGATTAGAAGATTTGTATTTCAACAGCGATGCGACTCATTTACAACAATCAATGGGTTGATTTTACCCGAAGATAACGATGAGTCTTCTTCTACGCATTACGCCGCTCCGAGCCCGTACCTTCTCCTTCTAAGTAAGTGCACGAACATTGATTCTCTAAGGCAAGCTCACGGATTTTTAACGGGGAATGGAATCATGACTGATATCTTGATCACCACCAAGCTCGTTAGTATGTATGGTTCTTTTGGGTATACTAAAGATGCACGCTTAGTGTTCGATCAAATTCCTGAACCagatttttatttatggaaGGTCATGCTCAGATGCTATTACTTGAACAACGAGAGTCTGGAAGTCATAAAGTTTTATGCTTTATTGATGAAGCACGGATTTAGATATGATAATATTGTTCTCTCGAAAGCTTTGAAAGCTTGTACTGAGCTGCAAGATTTAGACAATGGGAAGAAGATACATTGTCAGATCGTTAAGGTGCCAAGTTTTGATAATGTTGTGTTGACAG GTCTTTTAGATATGTATGCTAAGTGTGGAGAAATCAAGACTGCTTATAAAGTGTTTGAAGGTATTACTTTGAGAAATGTGGTTTGCTGGACTTCGATGATTGCTGGGTATGTTAAGAACGACTTGCATGAAGAAGCGCTGGTTCTGTTTAATCGGATGAGGGAAAAATCTGTTTTGGGTAATGAATATACTTACGGTACTTTAGTGATGGCGTGCACAAAGGTTAGTGCTTTACATCAAGGAAAGTGGTTTCATGGTTGTTTGATTAAGAGTGGTATAGAGCTCAGCTCATGTTTGGTGACATCTCTTCTTGATATGTATGTCAAGTGTGGTGACATAAGCAATGCACGTAGGGTGTTTGATGAGCATGCTCATGTGGATCTTGTTATGTGGACAGCTATGATTGTGGGATACACACACAACAATAACGCCCACGAGGCACTGAGCTTGTTTCAGAAAATGAAGGGGGTTGGAATGAAGCCCAATTGTGTTACCATTGCAAGTGTTTTGTCAGGTTGCGGTCTTATTGGGAATCTTGAACTGGGTAGAGCAGTACATGGCTTATCCATTAAAGTTGGTCTTTGGGATACTAATGTTGCAAATGCTCTGGTTCACATGTACGCCAAGTGTTGCCAGAATAGAGATGCTAAGTATGTGTTTGAAATGGAGTCGGAGAAAGATATAGTTGCTTGGAATTCTATAATTTCTGGGTTTTCACAAAACGGCTCTATCCATGAAGCTCTGTTTCTGTTCCATCGCATGAATACAGAATTCGTGATGCCTAATGGTGTAACAGTTGCAAGTCTCTTCTCAGCCTGTGCTTCCCTTGGGTCTCTAGCCGTAGGTTCCTCGCTTCATGCTTATTCCATGAAATTGGGTTTCTTGGCATCATCCAGTGTTCATGTTGGTACTGCACTCCTGGACTTCTATGCCAAATGTGGGGATGCCGAATCTGCCCGTCTCATTTTCGATACTATAGAGGAGAAGAACACAATCACATGGAGTGCTATGATCGGAGGCTATGGAAAGCAAGGGGATACAAAAGGGTCCCTTGCGCTATTCGAGGAAATGCTGAAAAAGCAACAAAAGCCAAACGAATCAACCTTCACATCCATTTTATCGGCTTGTAGCCACACAGGGATGATTAATGAAGGGAAGAGGTACTTCAACTCAATGTACAAAGATTATAACTTTACGCCTTCCACAAAACACTACACATGTATGATCGATATGCTAGCTCGAGCAGGTGAGCTTGAGCAAGCCTTAGACATCATCGAGAAGATGCCGATTCAACCAGACGTGAGATGCTTTGGTGCATTTCTCCATGGTTGTGGAATGCATTCAAGATTTGATCTTGGGGAGATTGTGATTAAGAAGATGCTTGAGTTACATCCTGATGATGCCTCTTATTATGTTCTCGTATCTAATTTGTATGCATCGGATGGACAATGGAGTCAGGCTAAAGAAGTGAGAAATCTGATGAAGCAAAGAGGTCTGAGCAAGATTCCAGGCCATAGCACAATGGAATCTGAGTTCTTAGCAGCTGGTTAG
- the LOC104710254 gene encoding uncharacterized protein LOC104710254, with product MMQTKISTFSRPSFILHEPRLVRHARISMAVCSPSSSAPSPFHNLLCKSTFPLAASLTLLLSPCTAEAGLMSGSTGIESVPGPELPKIEFLDRFNEKNQKFYAENDARFKDSPLLKKLLENSKLNKEKNERLIQDKYCLRGAEWGVGDCSTTGMTDEEKEQFITMLKKKTGVE from the exons ATGATGCAAACCAAAATCTCTACTTTCTCTCGACCAAGCTTCATTCTCCATGAACCAAGACTAGTTCGTCATGCTCGTATCTCCATGGCTGTATGCTCACCATCATCATCGGCACCATCACCGTTTCACAATCTTCTCTGCAAATCCACCTTCCCTCTCGCTGCCTCACTCACCCTTCTCCTCTCTCCTTGTACTG CTGAAGCAGGCTTAATGTCGGGATCTACCGGTATAGAATCAGTTCCAGGTCCAGAATTACCAAAAATCGAATTCCTTGACCGTTTCAATG AAAAAAACCAGAAGTTCTACGCTGAGAACGATGCCAGATTTAAGGACTCTCCACTTCTCAAGAAACTACTTGAGAACTCCaaactaaacaaagaaaa GAATGAAAGATTGATTCAAGACAAATATTGTCTAAGAGGAGCAGAATGGGGTGTAGGAGATTGTTCAACCACAGGGATGACAGATGAAGAGAAGGAACAATTCATCACAATGTTGAAAAAGAAGACTGGTGTTGAATAA
- the LOC104710251 gene encoding uncharacterized protein LOC104710251 isoform X2: MVQSQSLSTLTLCGSVEVSSSWRNRLNSKKASSLFGDRCVSCQFLRKSQQPFRSHWKSIKQKNLLRVEARWPFQGGGEQGGLDPSSERSESANEDILIFFFQLDLATRVQYALNLEQYDIAQQLREKLTEVEEEAIRLQEGKRGSSSKSEAQDKGISIIRLRADLQNAIDSEDYGLAAKLRDEISKLEAESLAVSAKALAFEKAEYAFRLGQKLRHKTFGYRAVICGMDPICCESSSWMEAAEVEKLPRGSNQPFYQVLVDVRTHPDLLVAYVAEDNLLAPEKPDKERFDHPYISFLYYGADTAGDFIPVKQLREKYNRPRHEVPFDSQDED; this comes from the exons atggtgcaAAGTCAGTCGTTAAGCACATTAACACTCTGTGGAAGTGTAGAAGTTTCAAGTTCGTGGAGGAATCGTTTAAATTCAAAGAAAGCTTCGAGCTTGTTCGGTGATCGATGTGTTTCGTGTCAGTTTTTGCGTAAATCACAACAGCCCTTTCGAAGCCATTGGAAGTCAATAAAGCAAAAGAATTTGTTGAGGGTTGAAGCAAGATGGCCGTTTCAAGGTGGTGGTGAGCAAGGTGGATTAGACCCGAGCTCTGAGCGAAGCGAGAGTGCGAATGAAGATattttgatctttttctttCAGCTGGATTTGGCTACTCGTGTACAG TATGCGTTGAATCTGGAGCAGTATGACATTGCTCAACAACTAAGAGAGAAGCTAACTGAG GTGGAAGAGGAGGCGATAAGGCTGCAAGAAGGGAAGAGAGGGTCATCATCAAAGAGTGAAGCTCAAGACAAGGGCATTAGCATTATAAGGCTACG TGCAGATCTCCAGAATGCCATTGACAGTGAGGATTATGGTTTGGCAGCTAAGTTACGAGACGAAATCTCAAAGCTTGAGGCAGAATCATTAGCTGTATCTGCGAAAGCCTTGGCTTTTGAGAAAGCAGAGTATGCATTTCGTTTGGGACAGAAACTTAGACACAAAACTTTTG GTTACCGGGCTGTAATTTGTGGTATGGATCCAATTTGCTGTGAATCAAGCTCTTGGATGGAAGCTGCTGAAGTTGAAAAGTTGCCTCGTGGATCCAATCAGCCATTTTATCAG GTTCTAGTCGATGTTCGCACGCACCCAGATCTACTAGTGGCATATG TTGCTGAAGACAATCTATTAGCTCCAGAAAAACCCGACAAG GAAAGGTTTGATCATCCTTACATTTCTTTTCTCTACTATGGAGCCGACACAGCTGGAGATTTCATCCCTGTCAAACAATTGCGTGAGAAGTACAACAGACCCCGGCATGAAGTTCCTTTTGATTCACAAGACGAAGATTAA